The Ornithodoros turicata isolate Travis chromosome 7, ASM3712646v1, whole genome shotgun sequence genome includes a region encoding these proteins:
- the LOC135401423 gene encoding DNA polymerase theta-like isoform X2 yields MCAIDMKPLHETWRTKKYARDKKKNAVLGASNNFVQASRKTITHTACETPELSLGASFQKDGLDSDILAAIENMERSFQASDQRPPTAQMCKTSLHGTSTPNGQSSMEKSPHVCLSPIAPSQQPPCTQNNASPAITATPDPHLLRNWGLPHEIVSVYEKHGLVQMFPWQVQCLTLEGVLSNGANLVYSAPTSAGKTLVAEILMLKRVLETRTKALIVLPFVSVAREKMHSLQALFRNAGLKVGGYMGNHRPTGGFAAVDVAVCTIEKANSLINRLVEEGALKLLGTVVIDELHMVGDASRGYLLELLLTKIMYMQKRGKSQDKKIQVIGMSATLPNLQSLARWLDAALLSTDFRPVPLKEMFKVGPDILIGSSLEHVRSLVGVPEASLPNDPEQLMYLCLETLMSGHALLVFCPTKKWCESLANTLARCIFDLGRQVGRGMLPPAHERMGEKLRELLDSGKISDVLDQLRQTPAGLDSALSCTVPYGVAFHHAGLTMDERDVIEGAFRRGVLKVIVATSTLSSGVNLPARRVIIRTPRFHGAPIDMLTYKQMVGRAGRKGIDTEGESILMCKESERSMAEQISHSELKPIGSCLGRGGGGLSSSLKRAILEVIASGVATSTEDLFCYTRCTLLHAVMKGQKASPSCEVAESEKAEPIHECVQFLVDNEFIHLQGEDDNRRYAPTQLGRAVLASSLSPDEGLCVLRELQQARQSFVLENDLHLIYQVTPITLSAQLNDVDWTHYLELWERLPPDKRRVADLVGIEERFLVKAARGRGTSLGPRQARAMAVHLRFYVALALEELVQEVPLPVVAAKYGCPKGLLQSLQQSAATYAGMVSVFCKRLGWHNMELLVSQFQSRLHFGVQPELCELLHLPSLDGRLARQLYDMGQTDPATLAQLEPQDLELLLKNAGPFQSAKHSEEDIKVQGQKTPRRRVWLVGHAGLTELEAAHVIVKEARAFVEETLGAKVNWAKCAEVNQSEPSKQPKEVPDIGITALEGKADVQNVIAEVTGVEGRSHIKSGVSKKSAQQNSQNSSAVHPSSAVECARKNEENVEEHNREPFPQSQGEHHLREGAIEDSHPVCVEPTNRDKSVVQERSSKGCSSAEDQTREKQEEDSVSDIGLDSVQWLCFSSEDSICRDSPFNEKKVPKRGDVTVTRSTCSSQQLKHSSKISQTNTRGNANKEPTQRTSVSASPFLQNTCLSTRASGKAQPYPEDIRGQGPVAADDEAYAMSETLFLDTQTVMALDGACTVGMLKENKPLEDCAVKRTPNVTGTQNRQSMNTRPCLQDTAKQAFQVIPESEDLFSSPVTEFPARQSLPSLTESEKELFSASSSPFSLQSPEKCAKDDVQYTPKEQHDASQPRTPLVLRLSPFSSGSCSSKRSSSPETSQEKSPKLLRLSSDCEIFTPDNSGTDICSPPALHTSDVSSPGHSVSLQILLEKFCVVNVASDNHALNSFTKECRRRSYFALWLVLEEYKKQPSNSEGIGPRKSMRMKAKENCAPAPLVFDGKELVAVVVFWGGYKAHYLKLKQSNCNMKTCPVSTTEPGVQQAEVLQVVDSLIRAGATIGVYDALRTFKILNAGCGVQFDVGCKWEDPKVAHWLLDTSETQPHFSALAKKWTPHLLSFLSGETSMSPVSWRVTGSPCSCLQAAKASVALYYIGHATKAALRDANLYRLYEEMEMPILVPLAKMDLNGLGFCEKRGERARAGLQGALDSLAAEVHKLYGQKFQISSSKATTKALHKVLDPLLKFNEDLRKIMSTENNITSKDVLLQLAAFHSLPKKIVDWRKINSILSRNLNPVLRNKAFSEPLSMYRVYTTSNTFVATGRVSLHEPNLQAIARDFEASMDAPTILCLRDAFIPFAGSVLLSADYSQLELRLLAHFSRDKSLCSVFRKGGDVFKDMAARLKSMDVAQVTDPLRQQAKQVCYGIVYGRGCSSLAEELGMDRVDAEKLVADFRRTFPGAYSYTEKVKEQCRSCGYVTTLRGRRRLLPEILSTDASSRSHAERQAVNTTIQGSAADLLKTAILAIDRELQRVFSECTRTHRTKGSASVLPTSGAFPVLQLHDELIYEVCLKDLRQVARIVKTKMEAAAQLLVPLVVKTKTGLSWGSLRDYEF; encoded by the exons ATGTGCGCTATAGACATGAAACCTTTGCATGAAACGTGGAGGACAAAAAAATATGCTAGggacaaaaaaaagaacgcaGTTCTCGGTGCCAGTAACAACTTTGTTCAGGCGTCGCGGAAAACGATCACCCACACTGCTTGTGAAAC ACCAGAACTTTCATTGGGCGCAAGTTTTCAGAAGGATGGACTCGACAGTGACATTTTGGCTGCCATTGAGAACATGGAACGGAGCTTTCAGGCTTCAGATCAAAGACCCCCTACTGCTCAAATGTGTAAAACAAGTCTTCATGGCACATCAACGCCCAATGGGCAATCAAGCATGGAAAAATCGCCACATGTTTGCCTGTCGCCAATTGCACCATCCCAGCAGCCACCCT GTACTCAGAACAATGCGAGTCCTGCAATAACGGCAACACCGGACCCTCATCTGCTCCGCAACTGGGGCTTACCTCATGAAATTGTCTCTGTGTATGAGAAGCACGGCCTTGTGCAGATGTTTCCGTGGCAAGTGCAGTGCCTTACTCTGGAAGGTGTGCTTAGCAATGGAGCGAACCTGGTTTATTCTGCACCAACTAGTGCAGGGAAAACATTGGTAGCAGAAATCCTGATGCTGAAGAGGGTTCTGGAGACACGGACAAAGGCCCTCATTGTATTACCATTTGTGTCGGTTGCTAGAGAAAAAATGCATTCATTGCAA GCACTCTTCAGAAATGCAGGATTGAAAGTGGGAGGCTACATGGGTAACCATCGTCCTACAGGCGGCTTCGCTGCTGTTGATGTTGCCGTTTGCACCATAGAGAAAGCTAATAGCCTCATCAATcgtctcgtggaagaaggcgCACTTAAACTTTTAG GCACAGTTGTTATAGACGAGTTACACATGGTGGGAGATGCCAGCCGAGGGTACCTTCTGGAGTTGCTGCTTACAAAAATAATGTACATGCAAAAAAG ggggaaatcgcaagACAAGAAAATACAAGTTATCGGCATGAGTGCCACTCTTCCCAATCTTCAATCCCTAGCCCGCTGGCTGGACGCGGCTTTGCTGAGCACGGATTTTCGGCCTGTTCCTCTTAAGGAGATGTTCAAAGTGGGACCGGACATTCTTATTGGGTCTTCACTGGAGCATGTGAGGTCTTTGGTTGGCGTCCCAGAAGCTTCGCTGCCAAACGACCCCGAGCAGCTAATGTACTTATGTCTGGAGACCCTGATGTCCGGGCACGCATTACTAGTCTTCTGCCCAACCAAAAAGTGGTGCGAGTCCCTGGCAAACACGCTGGCTCGGTGCATTTTTGATCTGGGCCGTCAAGTGGGACGAG GCATGCTGCCCCCAGCACACGAACGAATGGGCGAGAAGCTCCGCGAACTGCTTGATAGCGGTAAAATATCGGACGTGCTCGACCAACTACGTCAGACGCCTGCTGGACTTGATTCAGCACTTTCGTGCACAGTTCCCTATGGTGTAGCATTCCATCATGCTG GTCTCACAATGGACGAGCGTGACGTAATTGAGGGGGCCTTTCGGCGCGGTGTCCTCAAGGTGATCGTGGCAACATCAACACTATCATCCGGTGTAAACCTTCCAGCACGGAGAGTGATTATAAGGACACCAAGGTTTCATGGTGCTCCGATTGACATGCTTACTTACAAACAAATGGTGGGGCGTGCCGGCCGTAAAGGGATTGATACTGAGG GTGAAAGCATCTTGATGTGCAAGGAATCAGAGAGAAGTATGGCAGAGCAGATAAGCCACTCCGAGTTGAAACCAATTGGCTCGTGTCTTGGAAGGGGTGGTGGTGGCCTAAGTTCAAGTTTGAAAAGAGCCATTTTAGAG GTAATTGCAAGCGGAGTAGCGACATCCACGGAAGATCTTTTCTGCTACACACGCTGCACTTTGCTGCATGCAGTCATGAAAGGGCAGAAGGCCAGTCCTTCTTGTGAAGTGGCTGAAAGCGAAAAGGCTGAACCTATACATGAATGTGTTCAGTTCTTGGTTGACAATGAATTCATTCACCTTCAAG GTGAAGATGACAACAGGCGATACGCTCCTACTCAACTCGGAAGAGCTGTGTTAGCTTCTTCCCTCTCTCCTGACGAGGGACTGTGCGTCTTGCGAGAGTTACAGCAAGCTCGGCAGAGCTTTGTCCTTGAAAATGACCTCCACCTTATCTATCAAGTTACCCCCATTACTCTCAGCGCTCAG CTGAACGACGTTGATTGGACGCATTACCTGGAGCTTTGGGAGCGCCTTCCCCCAGACAAGCGTCGGGTGGCTGACTTAGTTGGGATCGAGGAGCGTTTCCTGGTGAAAGCTGCAAGGGGAAGGGGAACATCATTGGGTCCCCGTCAAGCCAGAGCCATGGCAGTGCATTTGCGCTTTTACGTGGCTCTGGCACTGGAAGAGCTGGTGCAAGAGGTGCCTCTTCCAGTCGTAGCTGCGAAATACGGCTGTCCTAAGGGACTGCTCCAGTCTTTGCAGCAGAGTGCTGCTACCTATGCTG GAATGGTGAGCGTGTTTTGCAAACGTTTGGGATGGCACAACATGGAACTGCTGGTGTCCCAGTTCCAATCCCGGTTGCACTTTGGAGTCCAACCTGAGCTCTGCGAATTGCTTCACCTTCCAAGCCTAGATGGACGCCTTGCTCGCCAACTTTATGACATGGGACAAACAGATCCTGCCACACTAGCACAGCTGGAGCCTCAAGACCTGGAACTGTTGCTGAAAAATGCTGGGCCCTTTCAGAG TGCAAAGCATTCAGAAGAGGACATCAAAGTACAAGGGCAGAAGACGCCTCGCAGGCGTGTTTGGTTAGTGGGGCATGCAGGTCTGACCGAGCTTGAAGCAGCTCACGTCATAGTGAAGGAGGCAAGAGCATTCGTCGAGGAAACTCTGGGAGCCAAAGTAAACTGGGCAAAGTGCGCTGAAGTGAATCAAAGTGAACCCTCAAAACAGCCAAAGGAGGTCCCAGATATAGGAATTACTGCACTGGAGGGAAAGGCAGATGTACAGAATGTCATTGCTGAGGTCACTGGTGTTGAGGGCAGAAGTCACATAAAATCGGGAGTCTCAAAAAAATCTGCGCAGCAAAATAGTCAAAACTCGTCAGCAGTCCATCCTTCTAGTGCAGTCGAATGCGCTCGCAAAAATGAAGAGAATGTTGAAGAGCACAACAGGGAGCCATTCCCACAATCACAAGGCGAACATCACCTGCGTGAAGGTGCTATAGAAGACTCACATCCTGTTTGTGTGGAACCAACTAACAGAGACAAAAGTGTAGTTCAGGAGCGCAGTTCAAAAGGATGTTCGTCTGCTGAAGACCAAACGCGCGAGAAACAAGAAGAAGATAGCGTAAGTGATATTGGTCTTGACTCAGTTCAGTGGCTTTGTTTCTCATCAGAAGACAGCATATGCAGAGACAGCCCATTTAACGAGAAGAAAGTGCCGAAGCGTGGCGATGTAACAGTAACAAGGAGTACGTGTAGCAGCCAACAACTGAAGCACTCTTCAAAGATATCCCAAACAAACACTCGAGGGAATGCGAATAAGGAGCCAACACAGAGGACATCTGTATCTGCGAGTCCGTTTCTTCAAAATACGTGTCTATCTACCAGAGCTAGTGGGAAAGCTCAGCCTTATCCTGAGGATATACGCGGACAAGGACCGGTGGCTGCTGATGATGAGGCATATGCAATGAGTGAAACACTCTTCCTTGACACTCAGACGGTAATGGCATTAGATGGCGCCTGTACTGTGGGTATGCTAAAGGAGAACAAGCCACTTGAAGATTGTGCAGTAAAGAGAACACCAAATGTGACAGGCACTCAAAACAGACAGTCCATGAACACCCGACCATGTCTACAAGATACGGCAAAACAGGCTTTTCAGGTTATACCTGAGAGCGAGGACCTTTTCTCATCGCCGGTGACTGAGTTTCCAGCAAGACAGAGTTTGCCGTCACTCACAGAATCTGAGAAGGAGCTTTTCTCAGCATCCTCATCTCCATTCAGCCTGCAATCCCccgaaaaatgtgcaaaagatgACGTACAATATACACCAAAAGAACAGCACGACGCATCTCAGCCAAGGACTCCACTTGTGCTGCGTCTATCCCCGTTTTCTTCGGGGAGCTGCAGTTCAAAGAGGTCTTCATCGCCGGAAACATCTcaagaaaaatcgccaaagctGCTCAGACTAAGTTCAGACTGCGAGATATTTACGCCAGATAACAGCGGCACCGATATCTGTTCACCACCAGCTCTTCACACATCGGATGTGTCTAGTCCAGGTCATAGTGTTTCACTGCAGATACTCTTGGAGAAATTTTGTGTCGTGAATGTCGCAAGCGACAATCACGCGCTCAACAGCTTTACAAAGGAGTGCAGGCGCAGGTCGTATTTTGCTCTCTGGCTCGTGTTAGAAGAGTACAAGAAACAGCCCTCCAATAGCGAAGGTATTGGACCCCGAAAAAGTATGAGGATGAAAGCGAAGGAGAACTGTGCTCCTGCACCTCTTGTTTTTGACGGGAAAGAACTTGTTGCAGTGGTTGTGTTCTGGGGTGGATACAAAGCTCACTACCTGAAACTCAAACAATCAAATT GCAACATGAAGACTTGTCCCGTGAGCACAACTGAACCAGGTGTTCAGCAAGCCGAGGTTCTCCAGGTTGTTGACAGCTTGATAAGGGCAGGGGCAACCATTGGTGTATATGACGCGTTGAGAACGTTCAAAATACTGAATGCGGGATGTGGCGTTCAGTTTGATGTGGGTTGTAAATGGGAAGATCCAAAAGTGGCACACTGGCTTCTGGATACATCAGAGACACAACCCCATTTCAGTGCACTTGCTAAGAAGTGGACTCCACATTTGCTATCTTTCCTCAGTG GGGAAACATCTATGTCTCCAGTTTCGTGGCGTGTTACAGGCAGTCCCTGCTCCTGCTTGCAAGCAGCGAAAGCAAGTGTCGCCCTCTATTACATCGGCCACGCAACTAAGGCTGCTTTACGTGATGCCAATCTGTACAGGTTATACGAAG AAATGGAAATGCCCATTCTTGTGCCCCTTGCAAAGATGGACTTGAATGGGCTCGGATTCTGTGAGAAACGAGGCGAGAGAGCTCGAGCTGGTCTACAAGGAGCACTTGACTCTCTGGCTGCCGAAGTGCACAAGCTGTACGGACAAAAGTTTCAGATATCGTCGTCTAAGGCAACCACAAAGGCTCTGCATAAAGTACTGGATCCTCTCCTCAAGTTTAATGAGGATTTGAGGAAGATCATGAGCACTGAGAACAACATAACCAGCAAAGACGTGCTGCTACAGCTTGCAGCTTTTCACTCACTGCCAAAGAAAATTGTCGATTGGAGGAAGATCAATTCCATTCTTAGCCGG AACTTGAACCCGGTGCTTCGTAACAAGGCCTTCTCTGAGCCACTGTCCATGTACCGTGTGTACACAACCAGCAACACATTCGTTGCAACTGGTCGTGTCAGTCTACACGAACCCAACTTGCAAGCCATAGCACGTGACTTCGAAGCGAGCATGGACGCACCCACGATACTGTGTCTTCGAGACGCCTTTATTCCTTTTGCTG GTTCGGTGCTGCTGTCTGCAGACTACTCGCAGTTGGAGCTACGGCTTCTGGCTCACTTCTCacgggacaaaagtttatgctCTGTCTTCAGGAAAGGAGGCGACGTCTTCAAAGACATGGCCGCACGCTTGAAGAGCATGGATGTAGCGCAAGTGACTGACCCTCTTCGGCAACAAGCCAAACAG GTGTGTTACGGAATAGTGTACGGAAGAGGGTGCAGCTCGCTTGCAGAGGAACTCGGAATGGACAGAGTCgatgcagagaagctggttgccGATTTCCGCCGCACCTTTCCTG GTGCATACAGTTACACAGAGAAAGTAAAAGAGCAGTGTCGATCGTGTGGTTACGTGACAACCTTGCGTGGAAGACGGAGGTTGTTGCCCGAGATTCTGAGTACGGACGCATCGAGCAGGTCTCATGCGGAACGTCAAGCTGTCAATACCACCATCCAAGGTTCGGCGGCAGACCTCCTCAAGACTGCAATTTTGGCCATCGACAGAGAACTACAGCGTGTTTTCTCAGAATGCACTCGCACACACCGAACAAAAG GGTCTGCGTCTGTGCTGCCGACGTCCGGAGCATTCCCGGTGCTTCAGCTTCACGACGAGCTCATTTATGAGGTTTGCCTCAAAGACCTTCGTCAGGTGGCTAGAATAGTTAAGACCAAGATGGAAGCAGCAGCACAACTTTTGGTACCTCTTGTGGTGAAGACAAAGACAGGCCTTTCGTGGGGCAGTCTGCGAGATTACGAATTTTGA